One genomic region from Nitrospira sp. encodes:
- a CDS encoding J domain-containing protein — translation MATTPRDYYHILGVPRTASTDDIKKAFRRLARQYHPDLHAGAKKVEMEKKFKELNEAQEVLTDPDKRKKYDQYGADWDQAQAFEKARQQARTQGFGGPWEFEGGHTSQGSGESGSEHFSDFFENLFGNRGRGGAGRNAAMPGEDIEAEVQLGLREVLTGVTKRVNLREPRACSTCQGSGTVRGRSCATCQGTGMMSEYKTIEVRIPAGVQEGTRVRVAGKGQPGTNGGKRGDLYLHVVIPSDPIFRRQGSDLHVTLPIYPWEAILGAEVTAPTLAEPVKVKVPPGSKADGKLRLKGKGLPSATGGHGDLFLTLQIVLPASISEDERILYERLSKERHPDPRTELLYSAQRR, via the coding sequence ATGGCAACTACTCCACGCGATTACTATCACATCCTGGGCGTCCCCAGAACCGCCTCGACTGACGATATCAAAAAGGCTTTTCGACGCCTGGCCCGTCAGTATCATCCCGATCTCCACGCGGGTGCAAAGAAGGTCGAGATGGAAAAGAAATTTAAGGAGCTCAACGAGGCACAGGAGGTTCTGACTGACCCGGATAAGCGGAAGAAGTATGACCAGTACGGGGCTGATTGGGATCAAGCTCAAGCCTTCGAGAAAGCTCGTCAGCAGGCCAGAACACAAGGGTTTGGCGGACCATGGGAGTTCGAAGGAGGCCACACCAGTCAAGGCAGTGGCGAATCCGGAAGTGAGCATTTCTCCGATTTTTTTGAGAACCTCTTCGGAAACCGCGGACGCGGCGGAGCCGGACGCAATGCCGCAATGCCGGGAGAGGATATCGAGGCTGAAGTCCAGTTGGGATTGCGTGAAGTGTTAACCGGTGTCACCAAACGTGTAAATCTGCGTGAACCCCGGGCATGCTCGACCTGTCAAGGGAGTGGTACCGTGCGCGGCCGATCTTGCGCGACCTGTCAGGGAACCGGAATGATGTCCGAATACAAAACCATAGAAGTGCGGATTCCTGCTGGAGTTCAAGAGGGAACGCGCGTCAGAGTTGCCGGAAAGGGCCAGCCTGGAACAAATGGTGGAAAACGCGGGGACCTATATCTTCACGTGGTCATTCCCTCCGATCCCATCTTTCGTCGGCAAGGTTCGGACTTACATGTCACCCTGCCCATCTATCCTTGGGAAGCCATTCTTGGAGCAGAGGTCACCGCTCCCACCTTAGCCGAGCCGGTGAAAGTCAAAGTTCCACCAGGCAGCAAGGCCGACGGGAAACTCCGGCTCAAGGGGAAGGGGCTTCCCTCCGCCACAGGCGGGCATGGCGATCTTTTTCTGACGTTGCAAATTGTCCTGCCCGCCAGTATCAGCGAAGATGAACGGATACTGTATGAACGTTTGAGCAAGGAACGGCATCCGGATCCGCGAACGGAGCTTCTCTACAGTGCCCAACGGCGTTGA
- a CDS encoding ABC transporter ATP-binding protein, which yields MDEVAQLIVQVQDFRKVFRVGFWGQRATAVDGLSLEVRRGEVFGFLGPNGAGKTTTIKMLMGLIYPTGGTATLFGLPVGNPSAKAKVGFLPESPYFYDYLTSREFLRFYGHLFGLVGSALEKRTDELLELVGMTHARDLQLRKFSKGMLQRVGIAQALINDPELVILDEPMSGLDPIGRKEVRDLILRLKESGKTVMFSSHILHDAELLCDRVAMIMKGRLVACGLVSDLVGQSATQSVEMVVERLNADGMEHLRPFAKKLLTQGTQTLIVLKDQHQVRQALEVVRTAKGELVSLTPHRSSLEDLFIRMATGLESRLQEAA from the coding sequence ATGGATGAAGTAGCCCAACTCATCGTCCAAGTCCAAGATTTTCGTAAGGTGTTCCGTGTCGGCTTTTGGGGCCAACGGGCGACGGCAGTTGATGGATTGTCGCTTGAGGTACGGCGTGGTGAAGTCTTTGGTTTTCTCGGCCCCAATGGCGCTGGGAAAACGACAACAATCAAAATGCTGATGGGGCTGATTTATCCGACTGGGGGAACTGCAACTCTATTTGGATTGCCCGTTGGCAATCCATCCGCAAAGGCCAAAGTCGGCTTTCTTCCGGAATCACCGTATTTTTATGATTATCTCACCAGCCGAGAATTCTTGCGATTCTATGGTCACCTCTTTGGGCTGGTGGGATCTGCGCTCGAAAAACGCACTGACGAATTGTTGGAACTAGTAGGCATGACACATGCCCGCGATCTGCAATTGCGGAAGTTCTCGAAAGGCATGTTGCAGCGCGTAGGGATCGCCCAGGCCTTAATCAATGATCCGGAGCTGGTCATCTTGGATGAACCAATGTCAGGACTGGATCCAATCGGGAGGAAAGAGGTACGAGATTTGATTCTGCGCCTCAAGGAGTCCGGCAAGACCGTGATGTTCAGTTCTCACATCCTGCATGATGCGGAACTGCTGTGCGATCGTGTGGCGATGATCATGAAGGGGAGATTGGTCGCCTGTGGGCTGGTCAGCGATTTGGTCGGACAGAGTGCCACGCAATCCGTGGAGATGGTCGTCGAGAGGCTCAATGCCGATGGCATGGAGCACTTACGTCCCTTCGCCAAGAAGCTCTTGACGCAGGGGACTCAAACGCTGATTGTGCTGAAGGACCAGCATCAAGTCAGGCAGGCTCTCGAAGTCGTGCGAACAGCCAAAGGCGAATTGGTCTCGCTGACTCCTCATCGCAGCTCTCTGGAGGATCTCTTCATCCGAATGGCCACGGGACTGGAGTCTCGCCTGCAGGAGGCGGCATGA
- the ilvD gene encoding dihydroxy-acid dehydratase, protein MHKEAKLQSHDLLSGPARAPARAMLKAVGFTDDDLSKPLVGVANTWIEVMPCNFHLRRLSERVKAGIRAAGGTPIEYNTIAVSDGISMGTEGMKASLISREVIADSIELVARAHLFDAVVALSGCDKTIPGTVMALARLNVPSLMLYGGSIMPGKFQGHDVTIQDVFEAVGKHASGKMTDAELKDLEDHACPGPGACGGQFTANTMAIAFEFLGISPMGLNGVPAMDGRKDDVAYECGKMVMELVKQDLRPRQIITRKSLENAIAAVATTGGSTNAILHLLAIARESGIKLSIDDFDKINRKVPLLADLKPGGRFAAADLYAAGGTTLVAKRLLEAGLLHGNQPTVTGRTIGEEASQAREAPEQQVLRPLSHPIKPTGGLVILKGNLAPKGCVVKVAGHSMMKFQGRAKVYDREEDAFVAVKAGQIKPGDVVVIRYEGPSGGPGMREMLGVTAAIVGAGLGNSVALLTDGRFSGATHGLMAGHVAPEAIKGGPIAAVKNGDAITFDIPKRRLDVALSQKEILARLKKVKPPVPRYTSGVMAKYARHVSSASEGAVTS, encoded by the coding sequence ATGCACAAAGAAGCGAAACTTCAGAGCCATGATCTTTTGAGTGGGCCAGCTCGGGCCCCGGCGAGGGCCATGTTAAAAGCCGTCGGCTTTACGGACGACGACCTGTCGAAACCTCTCGTTGGTGTGGCCAATACATGGATCGAGGTCATGCCGTGTAATTTTCACTTGCGGCGGCTTTCAGAACGAGTGAAGGCCGGCATTCGAGCCGCTGGTGGAACTCCGATCGAATACAACACCATCGCGGTATCCGATGGGATCTCGATGGGAACGGAAGGGATGAAGGCGTCCCTGATCAGTCGCGAGGTCATCGCGGATTCGATCGAGCTCGTTGCGCGTGCACATTTGTTTGATGCCGTCGTCGCCCTGTCGGGTTGCGACAAAACGATTCCTGGGACGGTCATGGCCCTTGCTCGATTGAACGTGCCGTCGCTCATGCTCTACGGCGGCTCGATCATGCCGGGAAAATTTCAGGGGCATGATGTGACCATTCAGGATGTCTTTGAAGCAGTCGGCAAACATGCGTCGGGAAAGATGACAGACGCCGAGCTGAAAGACTTGGAAGATCACGCGTGCCCTGGGCCAGGAGCTTGTGGAGGCCAGTTCACGGCCAATACCATGGCCATTGCGTTTGAATTCCTCGGCATTTCACCGATGGGTCTCAATGGGGTTCCCGCCATGGATGGCCGGAAAGACGATGTTGCGTATGAGTGCGGCAAGATGGTGATGGAGCTCGTGAAGCAGGATCTGCGCCCGCGTCAGATTATCACCCGCAAGTCGTTGGAGAATGCCATTGCCGCCGTCGCCACGACAGGAGGTTCGACAAACGCCATATTGCATCTCCTTGCCATTGCCCGTGAGTCCGGAATCAAGCTGAGCATCGACGACTTCGACAAGATCAATCGCAAAGTCCCGTTGCTCGCCGACCTCAAACCCGGCGGCCGCTTTGCTGCAGCCGATCTCTATGCGGCAGGCGGCACAACGCTGGTGGCGAAGCGATTGCTGGAGGCAGGACTCCTTCATGGGAATCAACCCACCGTCACAGGTCGAACAATCGGTGAAGAGGCATCACAGGCTCGTGAAGCACCCGAACAACAAGTCCTGCGTCCCCTCTCCCATCCCATTAAACCGACGGGCGGCCTTGTCATTCTGAAGGGCAACTTGGCACCGAAGGGCTGTGTGGTCAAGGTGGCTGGCCACTCGATGATGAAATTCCAAGGACGAGCCAAGGTGTACGACCGGGAGGAAGATGCCTTCGTGGCGGTCAAGGCGGGACAAATCAAACCAGGTGATGTCGTCGTCATTCGGTATGAAGGCCCGTCAGGTGGACCGGGCATGCGTGAGATGTTAGGGGTAACAGCCGCGATCGTCGGCGCCGGACTCGGCAACTCCGTTGCGCTGCTTACCGACGGCCGATTCTCTGGAGCGACACATGGGTTGATGGCCGGGCACGTAGCCCCTGAAGCCATTAAGGGCGGGCCCATCGCTGCGGTCAAGAACGGCGATGCCATCACCTTCGATATTCCCAAACGTCGCCTGGACGTAGCCCTTTCGCAGAAGGAAATCCTCGCTCGACTGAAAAAGGTGAAACCACCGGTACCACGGTATACTTCTGGCGTGATGGCGAAATATGCCAGACACGTCTCGTCCGCATCAGAAGGCGCGGTTACCAGCTAA
- a CDS encoding Spy/CpxP family protein refolding chaperone — protein MTSITKTTAGVAITSACLLMVGIPSLWANDPSYGHGGAVHGAGAGHGYGKGMMHSGTGHLIRHLLKHEKDIGLTADQVTKLKDIQLNLDKARIKAEADIQIAERELRALTDEEKSDLAAIETKLKQSEDLQVGLRMTSIKTRREVMSLLTPEQRAKENSEHDKVMQQHKGSGTPHGGALPYGAYPHGGNPHGGYPYGKNPHEGVSPTPPSGMSVQ, from the coding sequence ATGACGTCTATAACCAAGACCACGGCTGGTGTTGCTATAACGTCGGCATGTCTGTTGATGGTGGGCATACCAAGCCTCTGGGCAAATGATCCGAGCTATGGCCATGGTGGAGCCGTGCATGGCGCTGGAGCAGGACATGGCTATGGTAAAGGGATGATGCACAGCGGGACCGGTCACCTGATCCGCCATCTATTGAAACACGAAAAGGACATCGGACTCACCGCCGACCAGGTCACCAAACTGAAGGATATCCAGCTCAATCTTGACAAAGCCCGTATCAAGGCCGAAGCCGATATCCAAATCGCGGAACGTGAACTGAGAGCGCTAACCGATGAAGAGAAATCCGATCTCGCCGCGATCGAAACCAAGCTGAAGCAAAGCGAAGATTTGCAAGTCGGCCTGCGGATGACTTCCATCAAGACACGTCGCGAGGTGATGAGTCTGCTGACCCCAGAACAACGTGCGAAGGAAAACTCCGAGCATGACAAGGTGATGCAGCAGCACAAGGGGTCCGGCACCCCGCATGGAGGCGCACTGCCATATGGCGCCTATCCGCATGGTGGCAATCCTCATGGAGGTTACCCATACGGTAAGAATCCCCATGAAGGTGTGTCGCCTACCCCTCCCAGCGGCATGTCTGTACAGTGA
- a CDS encoding ABC transporter permease, producing the protein MKVWSIAFNTFRENLRDKLLYNLIIFALLMIGSSLILVRLTLGEFQRLILDIGLGSINFFGVLIAIFIGIGLVSKEIEKKTIYTIVSKPVARYQFLLGKYLGLTFTLFINTAIMAAGLLAVLSFQDVPIHAVLFKALGMIVLEFMVITAVALLFSTFSSATLSAIFTLAIYVIGHLTPDLKAFGQKMEGTGRTVLEGMYYILPNLDRFNLKGHVTHQLEVPAGDLLMIAAYGLAYTTFLLMLASVIFQQRDFR; encoded by the coding sequence ATGAAAGTCTGGTCGATCGCCTTCAACACCTTCCGGGAAAACCTTCGGGATAAACTTCTGTACAACCTCATAATCTTCGCCCTGTTGATGATCGGAAGTTCGCTGATTTTGGTGCGGCTCACGCTCGGGGAGTTTCAGCGCCTCATCTTGGACATTGGGCTCGGCAGCATCAACTTTTTTGGTGTCCTGATCGCCATCTTCATCGGCATCGGCCTCGTGAGTAAAGAAATCGAAAAGAAAACCATCTATACGATCGTTTCCAAGCCTGTCGCGCGGTATCAATTCCTTTTAGGAAAGTATCTGGGGCTCACTTTCACACTCTTCATCAATACAGCCATCATGGCGGCGGGATTGTTAGCGGTCTTGTCCTTTCAGGACGTTCCCATTCATGCCGTTTTGTTCAAGGCACTCGGGATGATTGTGCTGGAGTTCATGGTCATCACAGCAGTGGCGCTGCTGTTTTCCACCTTCTCAAGCGCGACACTCAGCGCGATCTTTACTCTGGCCATTTACGTAATCGGCCACCTGACGCCTGATTTGAAAGCGTTCGGTCAGAAAATGGAAGGCACAGGACGGACGGTGCTGGAGGGCATGTACTATATCCTGCCTAACCTGGATCGATTCAATCTAAAAGGACATGTGACTCATCAGCTTGAGGTGCCGGCTGGCGATCTGCTGATGATCGCGGCCTATGGATTGGCCTATACAACCTTTCTCCTCATGCTCGCCTCGGTCATCTTTCAGCAGCGGGACTTTCGCTAA
- a CDS encoding tetratricopeptide repeat protein, translating to MLLSLFLSGALVACATSPLSQTTPPPPATELAPPASAPESDATYHFMMGHQAELAQDLDTALKEYHTALKVDPKSREVKSRLAALYFALGDVPQAVQYADEVGEGTGQEPQMLTHMAGILASAGKPERALELLDKGIERDPERGESYFPKGLILLNQKRIAEAEQVVKKGLQYTSDSPIGYYYLGRISIEAGNTEQAVANFDRAIAVNPAFEPAYLAQASVHESRQEKGKAIAVLQKYLNQVNPRNRDIRQHLVQLYIATKDYAGGLAELEKLLEDNPGDLDAQLRMALIYGEKKEFAKAIRQLTEILMAKPAELKVRDYLGYLYEETKDFPKAMETYRYNIHLDPKFADSHIHLGILLYRLKQFPEAVTHLDEAVRLTPAQPEPHIVLGLAHFQSEQFEKASRAFEEGIRHNPKSADLHFNLGTAYDKLNRFDDVERAMETALSLDPHHADALNYLGYSYAERGIKIDQALSLTKRAVALKPENGYYVDSLGWAFYKSGMLAEALSEIKKAVAMVGDDPVIYEHLGEIYLKQRKVADAREAWLHSLEIDPSNEKLLQRFREQGLANPAYENRIQQAKRRVSEKAQTQQAIP from the coding sequence ATGCTGCTCTCGCTGTTTCTCTCCGGTGCCCTTGTCGCCTGCGCAACCTCCCCCCTGTCACAAACAACGCCTCCTCCACCCGCCACAGAATTGGCACCTCCAGCATCGGCACCCGAGTCGGATGCCACCTACCATTTTATGATGGGGCATCAAGCGGAACTCGCTCAGGATCTCGATACCGCGTTAAAGGAATATCATACCGCCCTGAAAGTCGACCCCAAATCTCGCGAGGTTAAATCTCGTTTGGCCGCTCTGTATTTCGCATTGGGTGATGTGCCTCAAGCGGTTCAGTACGCGGATGAAGTCGGAGAAGGAACGGGACAAGAACCGCAAATGCTGACCCACATGGCCGGTATCTTAGCCAGTGCGGGGAAGCCGGAGCGTGCGTTGGAGCTACTGGACAAGGGCATCGAACGCGATCCGGAAAGAGGTGAATCCTACTTTCCAAAGGGACTCATTCTCTTGAACCAAAAACGAATTGCGGAAGCGGAACAGGTCGTTAAGAAAGGGTTGCAATATACCTCGGATTCGCCGATCGGCTACTACTATTTGGGCCGCATTTCGATAGAAGCGGGCAATACCGAACAGGCCGTGGCCAACTTCGATCGGGCCATCGCGGTAAACCCGGCGTTCGAGCCCGCCTATTTAGCCCAGGCGTCAGTCCATGAATCACGTCAAGAGAAAGGCAAAGCCATCGCCGTCCTCCAAAAGTATCTCAACCAGGTGAATCCTCGGAACCGGGATATCCGACAACACCTCGTCCAGTTGTATATTGCGACCAAAGACTATGCTGGCGGTCTTGCAGAACTCGAAAAGCTGCTGGAGGACAACCCCGGTGACCTGGATGCGCAGTTACGCATGGCGCTGATCTATGGGGAGAAAAAGGAATTCGCGAAGGCGATCAGACAATTGACCGAGATCTTAATGGCCAAGCCAGCTGAACTTAAAGTGAGAGATTACCTCGGGTATTTATACGAAGAGACCAAGGATTTTCCAAAGGCGATGGAAACCTATCGCTATAATATTCATCTGGATCCAAAATTCGCCGACAGCCATATTCATCTGGGCATTCTCCTCTATCGCCTCAAGCAATTCCCGGAAGCGGTGACTCATCTCGATGAAGCCGTCCGTCTCACGCCGGCACAGCCTGAACCGCATATCGTCCTAGGGCTGGCACATTTCCAAAGCGAGCAATTCGAAAAGGCGTCACGGGCGTTTGAAGAGGGGATTCGGCACAATCCGAAGAGCGCCGATCTGCATTTCAACCTCGGCACGGCCTACGACAAGCTGAATCGGTTTGACGATGTGGAGCGTGCGATGGAAACCGCACTCTCCCTCGACCCGCATCACGCCGATGCCTTGAACTATCTCGGCTATAGTTATGCGGAAAGAGGCATTAAGATCGATCAAGCCTTGTCCTTGACGAAACGTGCGGTGGCGCTCAAGCCCGAGAACGGCTACTACGTCGATAGTCTTGGATGGGCCTTTTACAAATCCGGCATGCTAGCCGAGGCGCTCTCGGAGATCAAAAAAGCCGTGGCGATGGTCGGCGATGATCCCGTCATTTACGAGCATTTGGGGGAGATTTATTTGAAGCAGCGGAAGGTTGCCGATGCTCGCGAAGCCTGGCTCCACTCACTGGAGATCGACCCCTCCAATGAAAAGCTGCTCCAACGCTTCCGCGAGCAGGGCCTGGCCAATCCGGCCTATGAAAACCGTATCCAGCAAGCCAAACGCCGCGTATCAGAAAAAGCCCAGACTCAGCAAGCCATTCCTTAA
- a CDS encoding prepilin-type N-terminal cleavage/methylation domain-containing protein: MFKSLRKQEGFTLIELMIVVAIIGILAAIAIPNFLQYQLKSRQSEAKTNLQAVRTSELSFGGERGCFPGIAAYGVVLPAANTKTIPFAWQNAALPAPRPAGTVWCTGAGAVFTGNFSDIGFAASGNVNFYYAVQAQNAPGPGLPIAACTLAAANANGNAVGGEVGFIVTASSNLDGDGNVSYWGGSNDNGATDCTVGVY, translated from the coding sequence ATGTTTAAGTCGCTCCGTAAACAAGAGGGGTTCACCCTCATTGAGTTGATGATCGTCGTGGCGATCATCGGGATCCTGGCGGCCATCGCCATCCCCAACTTCCTGCAGTATCAGCTGAAGTCTCGGCAGTCAGAGGCGAAGACAAACCTTCAAGCGGTCCGCACATCAGAATTATCTTTTGGTGGTGAGCGTGGGTGCTTTCCTGGTATTGCAGCATATGGTGTGGTATTGCCAGCAGCCAACACTAAGACGATTCCATTTGCTTGGCAAAATGCGGCTCTTCCTGCTCCTCGTCCTGCTGGTACAGTGTGGTGCACGGGCGCTGGCGCAGTCTTTACGGGCAACTTCTCTGATATCGGGTTTGCTGCTTCGGGTAACGTGAATTTCTACTATGCCGTGCAAGCCCAGAACGCTCCTGGTCCTGGGCTGCCGATTGCGGCGTGCACACTTGCTGCGGCCAACGCGAACGGAAACGCGGTCGGTGGTGAGGTTGGGTTTATTGTGACCGCCAGTTCAAACTTGGACGGCGATGGAAACGTCTCGTACTGGGGAGGGAGCAATGACAACGGGGCAACCGACTGTACAGTGGGTGTCTACTAA
- the dnaB gene encoding replicative DNA helicase, translating to MNSLGTVDLSQPKLPPQNLEAEQSVLGAILLDNVAMPKAMELLVEEDFYRTAHKKVYQAMLELSDTGEVIDQITLTERLKSRGELETIGGAAYLAELVQVVPSSANIRYHCKIVRDKAVLRELISTSTEVLTRGYEGTASIDDLLDFAERSVFSIAQGKLERSFSPISQVIKESLDVIDKLSKRKEHVTGVPTGYYDLDDITAGLQASDLVVVAGRPSMGKTSLALGFATHAAIHADAVVGIFSLEMSKPQIVLRMLSSEARVDSHALRTGKLQKEDWWRLAEAAGRLEQAPIYIDDTGGITVQQMRGKARRLKAEKGLDLLIVDYLQLMQGRSDSESRQQEISDISRSLKALAKELNVPVVALSQLSRAVEARKPPIPMLADLRESGAIEQDADVVIFIYREDVYDQNSERKGIADIIVSKHRNGPIGKKELFFQDRFAKFESLDLREA from the coding sequence ATGAATTCCCTCGGGACGGTGGATCTCTCGCAACCTAAACTACCGCCGCAGAACTTGGAGGCGGAGCAATCGGTGCTCGGCGCCATCCTCCTCGATAACGTCGCCATGCCGAAGGCGATGGAACTGCTGGTGGAGGAGGATTTCTATCGAACGGCCCACAAAAAAGTCTACCAAGCCATGCTTGAGCTGTCCGACACCGGAGAAGTGATCGATCAGATCACGCTGACGGAGCGATTGAAATCGCGCGGTGAACTCGAGACCATCGGAGGCGCGGCCTATCTGGCTGAACTCGTCCAAGTTGTTCCCAGTTCCGCCAATATACGGTATCACTGCAAAATCGTCCGAGATAAAGCCGTACTCCGCGAGTTGATCAGTACCTCCACCGAGGTGCTGACCAGGGGCTATGAAGGCACCGCCTCAATCGATGACCTGCTCGATTTTGCCGAGCGGTCGGTCTTCAGTATTGCGCAAGGCAAACTCGAACGGTCGTTCAGCCCGATCAGTCAGGTCATTAAGGAAAGTCTGGATGTCATCGATAAGCTTTCGAAGCGAAAGGAACACGTCACGGGAGTACCCACAGGGTACTACGACCTCGATGATATTACCGCGGGGCTTCAGGCTTCGGACTTGGTGGTGGTCGCCGGGCGGCCGAGCATGGGTAAGACGAGCCTCGCCTTGGGGTTTGCGACGCATGCCGCCATTCACGCCGATGCAGTAGTGGGGATCTTCAGCTTGGAAATGTCCAAGCCGCAGATCGTCCTTCGTATGCTCAGTTCTGAAGCGAGAGTCGATTCCCATGCGTTGAGGACGGGGAAACTTCAAAAGGAGGATTGGTGGCGATTGGCGGAGGCGGCCGGCCGATTAGAACAAGCACCGATCTATATCGACGACACGGGCGGCATTACCGTCCAACAGATGCGCGGCAAAGCCCGCCGACTCAAGGCCGAGAAAGGTCTTGATCTTCTCATCGTGGATTACCTCCAACTCATGCAAGGGCGAAGCGACTCGGAGTCTCGTCAGCAAGAGATTTCCGATATTTCCCGCTCATTAAAAGCATTGGCGAAGGAATTGAACGTGCCGGTTGTGGCCCTGTCCCAGTTGAGTCGTGCGGTGGAGGCACGTAAGCCTCCAATCCCCATGCTGGCCGATCTGCGAGAGAGCGGTGCGATCGAACAGGATGCCGATGTGGTCATCTTCATTTACCGCGAAGACGTGTACGATCAGAATTCGGAGCGCAAAGGGATTGCCGACATCATCGTTAGTAAACATCGTAATGGTCCCATTGGGAAAAAGGAGTTGTTTTTCCAGGACCGATTCGCCAAATTCGAAAGCCTCGATCTTCGAGAAGCATAG